AAGAGGTGGAAGAAGATGAGCTGTCATCTTCGCTGCTGCTGTCGTCGTCCGAAGACGAGCTTGAGGAATCGCTGCTGTCTGTGGATGAGTCACTGGATGAGCTGTCTGACTCGCTGCTGCTCCCACTTGAGTCTTTAGCCCTGGGAACACATGGCGCCAAGTAAAGCAAACACGTATTAATAGTAGAAAATAGAATCATGAGTATCGATATTACTAATAGAAAATAAGACACTTGAGTAAGGTACTTGTGCATCAAGTTTGAATTTTAATACAAGAATAAAGCCTAAGTAACCAAACGTACTCTTTGACACTAAGCAGCAACACAAATGAGtgatcacaaagaaaaaaaaatccaacaaggCAACTTACTTTTTGGTTTTCTTCTCACTGGAGCTTTGATGTCCTGGTCTACAAGGGGAAAGACGTTTAGCTCAAATGCACATGTTCAGGCATCTTACCCGATCAACAGTTGATCTCATAATGCTGCATTTGGTTACAAGATGTGAAGCAACAGAAGTTACCCTACCCGGTGATGCTCCTGGGTTGATTCTCAATTTCCTTCAGCTTTTTCTTCATCTCAACTGTTCTTGAGGGTCTGTGCACATATTTGCGCTTCCCTGTGCATTCATACGTCCAGTGTCCCATCTC
The Syngnathus typhle isolate RoL2023-S1 ecotype Sweden linkage group LG15, RoL_Styp_1.0, whole genome shotgun sequence DNA segment above includes these coding regions:
- the zcchc10 gene encoding zinc finger CCHC domain-containing protein 10, with translation MATPMHRIIARRQAEANKQHVRCQKCLEMGHWTYECTGKRKYVHRPSRTVEMKKKLKEIENQPRSITGPGHQSSSEKKTKKAKDSSGSSSESDSSSSDSSTDSSDSSSSSSDDDSSSEDDSSSSSTSSSSSSSDSSDSGSGSDSDQEPPKKKKKKK